The Gemmatimonadales bacterium genome window below encodes:
- a CDS encoding YicC/YloC family endoribonuclease encodes MPHSMTGFGAGEGNAAGGRLRIEIRTVNHRFFNLSAKLPSDLAPLESELRERLRRDLERGHISVSVRWVESPAREAALALNMERARVVVARLRELQMSLGLVGEVSLELVARQPEVLVFDGSEIPAVTWAEFEPIVVAAIAECAAMRRREGEALATELSHRLNLLESAARRVAELAPARLPRERDRLRNAVGELLDGRAIDDARLAQELALLADKLDITEELVRFGSHVAACRAALASDGPLGKQLGFLAQELGREINTMGSKANDADISQQVIVMKGEMEKFREQLENLE; translated from the coding sequence GTGCCGCACAGCATGACCGGCTTCGGGGCCGGCGAGGGGAACGCGGCCGGCGGGCGCCTCCGGATCGAGATCCGGACCGTCAACCACCGGTTCTTCAATCTGTCGGCCAAGCTGCCGTCCGATCTTGCTCCGCTCGAGTCCGAACTGCGCGAGCGGCTTCGCAGGGATCTGGAGCGAGGGCACATCAGCGTGAGTGTCCGCTGGGTCGAGTCGCCGGCGCGCGAGGCCGCCCTGGCGCTGAACATGGAGCGGGCCCGCGTCGTGGTCGCTCGCCTGCGCGAATTGCAGATGAGTCTCGGGCTGGTCGGTGAAGTGTCGCTTGAGCTGGTGGCTCGGCAGCCCGAGGTGCTGGTGTTCGACGGCAGCGAAATTCCGGCCGTCACCTGGGCCGAGTTCGAGCCGATCGTGGTCGCGGCCATCGCGGAATGTGCCGCCATGCGCCGCCGCGAGGGCGAGGCCCTTGCCACAGAGCTCTCGCACCGGCTCAACCTGCTGGAATCGGCGGCTCGTCGCGTGGCAGAATTGGCGCCGGCTCGGCTGCCACGGGAGCGGGACCGGCTGCGGAACGCCGTGGGCGAGCTGCTCGACGGCCGAGCCATCGACGACGCACGCCTCGCCCAGGAACTGGCACTCCTGGCCGATAAGCTGGACATCACCGAGGAACTCGTGCGCTTCGGCTCCCACGTGGCCGCCTGTCGTGCCGCGCTGGCCAGCGACGGTCCGTTGGGGAAGCAGCTCGGGTTCCTGGCGCAGGAGCTGGGGCGGGAGATCAACACGATGGGCTCGAAGGCCAATGACGCGGACATCTCGCAGCAGGTCATCGTGATGAAGGGCGAGATGGAGAAGTTCCGCGAGCAGCTGGAAAACCTCGAGTGA
- the gmk gene encoding guanylate kinase → MTPFLLVLSSPSGGGKTTIARALLQARSDVGYSVSATTRAPRHGEKDGHDYHFLSAEEFERRVVAGEFLEHATYGGNRYGTLRSEIARVLGGGRHAVLDIEVEGARQVMERMPDAVRVFVLPPSAKVLVERLRGRDTETPETRRIRLARAAEELLAVTEYDYVVINEHLRDAVNEVGAILDAESSRVARRRDLAGFVEILRQGVAAAAHGDSV, encoded by the coding sequence GTGACGCCGTTCCTCCTGGTGCTCTCCTCGCCCTCCGGCGGTGGCAAGACCACCATCGCGCGGGCGCTGCTGCAGGCGCGGAGCGACGTGGGGTACTCGGTGTCCGCCACGACGCGCGCGCCACGCCATGGGGAGAAGGACGGGCACGACTACCACTTCCTGAGCGCGGAAGAATTCGAGCGCCGGGTCGTCGCGGGCGAGTTTCTCGAGCACGCGACCTACGGCGGGAATCGCTACGGGACGCTGCGGTCCGAAATCGCCCGGGTGCTCGGCGGCGGCCGCCACGCGGTGCTCGACATCGAGGTGGAAGGCGCCCGGCAGGTCATGGAACGGATGCCGGATGCGGTCCGGGTGTTCGTCCTCCCGCCTTCGGCCAAGGTGCTTGTCGAGCGGCTCCGCGGTCGGGACACCGAGACGCCCGAAACCCGGCGGATCCGGCTGGCGCGGGCGGCCGAGGAGCTGTTGGCCGTGACCGAGTATGACTACGTGGTGATCAACGAGCACCTGCGCGACGCCGTCAACGAGGTCGGCGCAATCCTCGACGCCGAATCGAGCCGGGTGGCGCGTCGGCGGGATCTCGCCGGGTTCGTGGAGATTTTGCGTCAGGGGGTCGCAGCGGCGGCCCACGGCGACAGCGTATGA